In Aquimarina sp. TRL1, a single window of DNA contains:
- the pckA gene encoding phosphoenolpyruvate carboxykinase (ATP), whose protein sequence is MESRDPITKRFSLENYGIENATMRYQLSTDELQEETVLKGQGRITESGALAVNTGEFTGRSPMDRFIVKDDITADKVWWGDINIPFDKDKFDALYAKVTAYLSGKEVFVRDSYACADDAYRLNIRVVNEYPWSNMFAYNMFLRPTEEELEGFAPDWLIVNAPGFMADASVDGTRQHNFAILNFEKKIALIGGTGYTGEIKKGIFSALNFILPVERNCLPMHCSANEGKDGTTALFFGLSGTGKTTLSTDPKRKLIGDDEHAWTEENTVFNFEGGCYAKVIDLSQEKEPEIYGAIKKDALLENVIIDSEGVVDYTNSTITQNTRVSYPIHHIENIKTPSKGKTVENIFFLTADAFGVLPPISKLTKEQASFHFISGYTAKVAGTEAGINEPKPSFSACFGAPFMPLHPKEYGDMLMDKIEKTGANVWLVNTGWTGGAYGTGSRMKLRYTRAMINAALNGELTDVSYIEDKHFGLSVPETCPEVPSEILNPRNTWEDKEAYDAKAEELLASFEKNFEQFK, encoded by the coding sequence ATGGAATCACGAGATCCAATTACGAAAAGGTTTTCGTTAGAAAATTATGGTATTGAGAATGCCACAATGAGGTATCAATTGTCGACAGATGAGCTTCAGGAAGAAACGGTATTAAAAGGACAGGGAAGGATTACAGAATCAGGAGCTCTTGCTGTAAATACAGGGGAGTTTACAGGTCGTTCTCCTATGGATCGTTTTATTGTCAAAGATGATATTACTGCTGATAAAGTTTGGTGGGGAGATATCAATATTCCTTTTGATAAAGACAAATTTGATGCGCTATATGCTAAGGTAACAGCTTATCTTTCCGGCAAGGAAGTTTTTGTGAGAGATAGTTACGCCTGTGCAGATGATGCGTATAGGTTAAATATCCGAGTGGTAAATGAGTATCCATGGTCTAATATGTTTGCCTATAACATGTTTTTGAGACCAACCGAGGAGGAATTAGAAGGATTTGCTCCAGATTGGTTGATTGTTAATGCTCCCGGTTTTATGGCGGATGCCTCTGTAGACGGAACACGTCAGCACAATTTTGCAATCCTGAACTTTGAAAAAAAGATAGCTTTAATAGGAGGGACAGGGTATACCGGAGAAATTAAAAAAGGAATTTTTTCAGCTTTAAACTTTATTCTTCCTGTAGAGAGAAACTGTCTTCCTATGCATTGTTCTGCTAATGAAGGGAAAGATGGTACTACAGCATTGTTTTTTGGATTATCTGGTACAGGAAAAACAACCTTGTCTACAGATCCTAAGAGAAAACTGATTGGAGATGATGAGCATGCCTGGACGGAAGAGAATACAGTTTTTAATTTTGAAGGAGGATGTTATGCCAAGGTGATCGATCTTTCTCAGGAAAAAGAGCCTGAGATTTATGGAGCGATAAAGAAAGATGCGTTGCTGGAAAACGTAATTATAGATAGTGAAGGAGTTGTTGATTATACTAATAGTACAATTACTCAGAATACAAGAGTGAGTTATCCGATTCATCATATCGAAAATATTAAGACCCCAAGTAAAGGGAAAACAGTAGAGAATATTTTCTTTTTGACTGCAGATGCTTTTGGGGTATTGCCTCCGATTTCTAAATTGACTAAAGAGCAGGCTTCTTTTCATTTCATTAGTGGTTATACTGCTAAGGTAGCAGGGACAGAAGCAGGAATCAATGAGCCAAAGCCAAGTTTTTCAGCTTGTTTCGGAGCTCCGTTTATGCCATTACATCCCAAAGAATATGGAGATATGCTAATGGATAAAATTGAAAAAACAGGAGCTAATGTTTGGCTGGTGAATACTGGATGGACAGGAGGAGCTTATGGTACGGGAAGTCGTATGAAGCTTAGGTATACAAGAGCGATGATTAATGCAGCCTTGAATGGAGAGCTGACAGATGTTTCTTATATAGAGGATAAGCATTTTGGTCTAAGTGTTCCGGAAACTTGTCCAGAAGTGCCATCAGAGATTCTTAATCCTAGAAATACATGGGAAGATAAGGAGGCTTATGATGCAAAGGCAGAAGAGTTGTTAGCTTCTTTTGAGAAAAACTTTGAACAATTTAAATAA
- a CDS encoding polyprenol monophosphomannose synthase → MVDAIVIIPTYNEIENVERIIRNVFSLQRRFDILIVDDNSPDGTAVCVKELQKEFPDRLFLKERKGKLGLGTAYITGFKWALERSYEFVFEMDADFSHNPNDLIRLYNACAKGTSHVAIGSRYVTGVNVVNWPMTRVLLSWGASKYVRFITGMDIHDTTAGFICYKREVLEKIRLDKIQFMGYAFQIEMKFKAYLLKFKIKEIPVIFTDRTRGTSKMSKGIISEAVFGVLKMKIKSLFNLYEI, encoded by the coding sequence ATGGTAGATGCTATCGTAATTATTCCTACCTATAATGAAATAGAAAATGTAGAACGTATTATAAGAAATGTGTTTTCGTTACAGCGTAGGTTTGATATTCTTATTGTTGATGATAATTCTCCTGATGGAACGGCTGTTTGTGTCAAAGAATTACAAAAAGAGTTTCCAGATCGTCTTTTTTTGAAAGAAAGAAAAGGAAAGCTAGGATTGGGAACTGCTTATATTACTGGATTTAAGTGGGCATTAGAGCGATCCTATGAGTTTGTTTTCGAAATGGATGCAGATTTCTCTCATAATCCTAATGATTTGATACGCTTGTATAATGCTTGTGCTAAGGGGACATCACATGTAGCAATAGGGTCTCGATATGTGACAGGAGTCAATGTAGTAAATTGGCCAATGACCAGAGTGCTATTATCCTGGGGGGCTTCTAAATATGTCCGGTTTATAACAGGGATGGATATTCATGACACAACTGCCGGATTTATCTGTTATAAAAGAGAAGTGTTGGAAAAGATACGACTGGACAAAATTCAATTTATGGGGTATGCTTTTCAGATAGAAATGAAATTCAAAGCCTATTTACTGAAGTTTAAAATAAAAGAAATTCCAGTGATTTTTACCGATAGAACCAGAGGAACCTCTAAGATGAGTAAAGGAATTATTTCTGAAGCTGTTTTTGGAGTGCTAAAAATGAAGATAAAAAGTTTATTTAATTTATACGAAATATAA
- a CDS encoding DUF4271 domain-containing protein, translating into MDMITRHISDTNWITIALLFCFVFLAIAKTIDAPQFNDFIRLFNTSKYITLHQKPKRLSSSFNAMLILAQIISISLFAFICFNTLKWNSHSQDFIFFIKIMTIYGLFVIGKMLVEKIFGTVFSIDEIIEDYIFQKISYRNFIGLILLPVDIILTYTVSPTHLLVSIILFSTLLINLIILLMIYKKNENVILNNLFYFILYLCAFEIAPYFMLFKLIAR; encoded by the coding sequence ATGGATATGATTACCCGTCACATATCGGACACCAATTGGATCACTATTGCATTGCTTTTTTGCTTCGTTTTTTTAGCCATTGCAAAAACAATCGATGCTCCTCAGTTTAACGATTTTATCAGGCTGTTCAACACCAGTAAATATATTACATTGCATCAAAAACCTAAGCGTTTATCCTCTTCTTTTAATGCCATGCTTATATTGGCGCAAATCATTTCCATCTCCTTATTTGCTTTCATCTGTTTTAACACCTTGAAATGGAACTCTCATTCGCAGGATTTCATTTTTTTTATTAAAATAATGACGATTTACGGATTATTTGTAATCGGAAAAATGCTAGTTGAAAAAATATTTGGAACTGTTTTTTCGATAGATGAGATCATTGAGGACTATATTTTTCAAAAAATATCCTACAGAAATTTCATAGGACTTATTTTATTACCAGTTGACATTATACTGACATACACAGTATCCCCTACACATTTACTGGTTTCTATCATTCTTTTTTCGACCCTTCTTATCAACCTTATCATCCTTCTTATGATCTACAAAAAGAATGAAAACGTTATTTTAAACAACTTATTTTATTTTATTTTATATCTTTGCGCCTTTGAAATTGCCCCGTATTTTATGCTGTTTAAGCTTATTGCCCGATAA
- a CDS encoding NAD-dependent epimerase/dehydratase family protein, translating into MILVTGATGLVGSHLLATLVKEELPIKALYRTEAKKEYVRHIFNYHHPQEGDSLFSVIQWIQCTLEDVPGLTDAFNDVTHVYHCAALISFDPADYKELRKTNIEGTANIVNICIQKKVQKLCYISSIATLNKGAENTNINESSEWNSEEPHSVYAITKYGAEMEVWRGNKEGLDTVIVNPGIIIGPGFYDSGSGLLFSKIHRGLSYHTPGITGYVAVSDVVKITHRLMKGNYSDERYILVSENNSYKTVFTLIAHALHKKPPHKKASVFLMKTGYYLQLIGYRLFRTKRSIFRSSIKSAFSETFYENEKIKKELTYSFEKIEASITEAANFFLKEKNKSRIQK; encoded by the coding sequence ATGATTTTAGTCACAGGAGCAACAGGGTTAGTCGGTAGTCATCTATTAGCAACACTGGTAAAAGAAGAACTGCCTATCAAGGCATTGTATCGTACAGAAGCAAAAAAAGAGTATGTTCGGCATATTTTTAATTACCATCACCCACAAGAAGGAGACTCCTTATTCTCTGTTATTCAATGGATTCAATGTACCCTAGAAGATGTTCCGGGACTCACGGATGCTTTTAACGACGTCACCCATGTTTATCATTGTGCTGCTCTTATTTCTTTTGACCCGGCAGATTACAAAGAACTTCGAAAAACGAACATCGAAGGAACCGCCAATATTGTCAATATCTGTATACAGAAAAAAGTACAGAAACTATGTTATATAAGTTCGATCGCCACTCTAAACAAAGGAGCTGAAAACACAAATATCAATGAAAGCTCCGAATGGAACTCCGAAGAACCTCATTCGGTATATGCCATTACTAAATACGGAGCAGAAATGGAGGTCTGGAGAGGAAATAAGGAAGGACTAGACACGGTTATTGTCAATCCGGGAATAATCATCGGACCTGGTTTCTACGATAGTGGAAGCGGGCTACTTTTTTCTAAAATACACAGGGGGTTATCTTATCATACCCCGGGAATCACTGGATATGTCGCCGTATCAGATGTTGTAAAAATCACACACAGGTTAATGAAAGGGAATTATTCTGACGAACGGTATATTCTCGTTAGTGAGAACAATAGTTACAAAACCGTATTCACCCTTATTGCTCACGCCCTTCATAAAAAACCGCCCCATAAAAAAGCATCTGTCTTTCTGATGAAAACCGGATATTACTTGCAATTAATCGGATATCGTCTTTTCAGAACCAAACGATCTATATTCAGATCTTCTATCAAAAGTGCTTTTTCGGAAACATTTTATGAAAATGAAAAAATCAAAAAAGAGCTCACTTATTCGTTTGAAAAAATAGAAGCCTCCATTACAGAGGCTGCTAATTTCTTCCTGAAAGAAAAAAATAAATCAAGGATACAGAAATAA
- a CDS encoding dihydroorotase, whose translation MQQVLIKNANIVNEGTIFNGDVYIEDGVFKEIASQISAKSPDVLIIDAEGKYLLPGVIDDQVHFREPGLTHKATIETESKAAIAGGITSFIEMPNTVPQTTTIEKLEAKFSIAAESSYANYSFMFGGTNDNLEEIMKVDSKNVAGLKLFLGSSTGNMLVDNPEVLEKIFASTDLLISVHCEDEETIRENTKVYKEKYGDDIPIELHPVIRSEEACYLSSSRAVALAKKTGARLHVFHLSTAKELALFDHTIPLQEKKITAEVCIHHLWFSDEDYKEKGTLIKWNPAVKTAADRDALLEGLLMDKLDVIATDHAPHTAEEKDNVYTKAPSGGPLVQHALPAMLELYHQGKIKLEKIVEKMCHNPAILFQVEKRGYIKEGYFADAVLVDLNAPWTVNKDNILYKCGWSPFEGSTFKSRITHTLVNGSVVYENFTVSGIKNGKRLTFDR comes from the coding sequence ATGCAACAAGTACTAATTAAGAATGCTAATATCGTTAATGAAGGAACGATTTTTAATGGAGATGTTTATATAGAAGATGGTGTTTTTAAAGAAATCGCATCGCAAATTAGTGCCAAGTCTCCTGATGTGTTAATTATTGATGCAGAAGGGAAGTACTTGTTACCGGGAGTTATCGATGATCAGGTACATTTTAGAGAGCCGGGATTAACGCATAAGGCAACTATTGAGACAGAATCTAAAGCTGCAATCGCAGGAGGAATTACGTCTTTTATAGAGATGCCCAATACCGTGCCTCAAACCACAACAATAGAAAAATTAGAAGCTAAGTTTTCGATAGCGGCAGAGAGTAGCTATGCAAACTATTCTTTTATGTTTGGAGGGACAAATGATAATCTGGAGGAAATTATGAAAGTGGATTCCAAAAATGTGGCCGGACTAAAATTGTTTTTAGGATCCTCTACAGGAAATATGCTGGTGGATAATCCAGAGGTTTTGGAAAAGATCTTTGCATCTACGGATTTGTTAATTTCGGTACATTGCGAAGATGAAGAAACTATTAGAGAAAACACCAAAGTATATAAAGAAAAATACGGAGATGATATTCCGATTGAATTGCATCCGGTAATAAGAAGTGAAGAGGCTTGTTATTTATCGTCTTCAAGAGCAGTAGCATTAGCTAAAAAAACAGGTGCCAGATTACATGTGTTTCATTTATCTACAGCGAAGGAATTAGCTTTGTTTGATCATACAATTCCTTTGCAGGAAAAGAAAATTACAGCAGAGGTTTGTATTCATCACTTATGGTTTTCGGATGAAGATTATAAAGAAAAAGGGACATTGATCAAATGGAATCCAGCTGTAAAAACAGCAGCGGATAGAGATGCGTTGTTAGAAGGATTGTTGATGGATAAACTAGATGTTATTGCTACGGATCATGCACCACATACTGCCGAGGAGAAAGACAATGTGTATACGAAAGCCCCTTCTGGGGGACCTCTGGTACAGCATGCACTACCAGCTATGTTAGAATTGTATCATCAGGGGAAAATAAAATTGGAAAAAATAGTAGAGAAGATGTGTCACAATCCAGCTATTTTATTTCAGGTAGAAAAAAGAGGATATATCAAAGAAGGTTATTTCGCCGATGCAGTATTGGTAGATCTAAATGCTCCATGGACAGTTAATAAAGATAATATTCTATACAAGTGTGGGTGGTCTCCTTTTGAGGGGAGTACTTTCAAGTCCAGAATAACTCATACATTGGTTAATGGAAGTGTAGTGTATGAAAACTTTACGGTATCAGGGATTAAAAACGGAAAACGTTTGACTTTTGACCGATAA
- a CDS encoding uroporphyrinogen-III synthase, with the protein MKVKTILVSQPEPKVENSPYFELEEKEKVKIDFIPFIHVEGVDAKEVRQQKVDLSQYTAIILTSRNAVDHFFRIAEEMRYKVPDSLKYFCQSEAVAYYLQKYVVYRKRKIYVGKRTFQELSPMIKKYKNEKFLLPSSDKLKKEIPETLDGLKVNWKQAVFYRTVVSDLSDLRDVFYDILVFFSPSGIQSLFENFPDFQQNNTRIAVFGNSTIKAAKAHGLDVNIQAPTPETPSMTMALQKYIKEVNKK; encoded by the coding sequence ATGAAAGTGAAAACAATTTTGGTCTCGCAGCCAGAGCCTAAAGTAGAGAATTCACCTTACTTTGAGCTTGAAGAAAAAGAAAAGGTAAAAATTGATTTTATACCATTCATTCATGTTGAGGGTGTTGACGCCAAAGAGGTACGACAACAAAAGGTAGATTTATCACAATACACTGCGATTATTCTTACAAGTCGCAATGCAGTAGATCATTTTTTCAGAATTGCTGAAGAGATGCGCTATAAAGTACCGGATAGCCTTAAATATTTTTGTCAAAGTGAAGCTGTAGCTTACTACTTACAGAAATATGTTGTCTACAGAAAACGAAAAATTTACGTAGGAAAAAGAACCTTTCAGGAATTATCTCCTATGATAAAGAAATACAAAAACGAAAAGTTTTTACTTCCTTCTTCTGACAAATTAAAGAAAGAAATTCCTGAAACCTTAGATGGATTAAAGGTCAACTGGAAACAAGCGGTTTTCTACAGAACTGTTGTTAGCGATCTATCAGATCTAAGAGATGTATTTTATGATATTCTGGTTTTCTTCAGCCCTTCTGGTATTCAGTCGCTTTTCGAGAATTTTCCAGATTTTCAGCAAAACAACACTAGAATTGCCGTGTTCGGAAACTCTACCATTAAAGCTGCAAAAGCCCACGGATTGGATGTAAACATACAAGCACCAACCCCTGAAACCCCATCAATGACGATGGCGCTTCAGAAATACATTAAAGAAGTGAATAAAAAATAA
- a CDS encoding acyl transferase, translating to MLSKSIFSIKNSQDFETVALNVFQHQYTNNKIYQRFCNLLGVTKTSVRQITDIPFMPIEFFKQYPVIDNTPSIAKIFTSSGTTGTITSKHYVADLALYEQSFRKAFSYFYGDITDYTVLALLPSYLEREGSSLVYMAEQLIKDSKTSSSGFYLHDTDKLIKTLQQCEGSSKKTLLIGVSFALLDLVEAYPLSFKNIIIMETGGMKGRRKELIREELHRILSEGFHVPSIHSEYGMTELLSQAYSKGNGSFNCPPWMDVIIRDTEDALSYIPYGKTGGINVIDLANLHSCSFIATQDLGKKYKDGSFEVLGRFDHSDIRGCNLMVL from the coding sequence ATGCTGTCGAAATCCATTTTCTCAATTAAAAACAGCCAAGATTTTGAAACGGTAGCATTAAATGTATTTCAACATCAATACACGAACAATAAAATATATCAGCGATTCTGCAATTTATTAGGTGTTACAAAAACTTCGGTACGACAAATAACCGACATCCCTTTTATGCCGATTGAGTTTTTCAAACAATATCCTGTTATTGATAACACCCCTTCTATCGCAAAAATTTTCACCAGTAGCGGTACCACAGGAACCATAACCAGCAAACATTATGTAGCTGATTTAGCACTATATGAACAAAGTTTCAGAAAAGCATTTTCTTATTTCTATGGAGACATCACCGATTATACAGTATTAGCATTGCTTCCTTCATATCTGGAAAGAGAAGGCTCCTCTCTGGTATATATGGCTGAACAACTGATCAAAGACAGCAAAACAAGTAGCAGTGGTTTTTATCTTCATGATACCGACAAACTGATTAAAACACTACAGCAATGCGAGGGAAGTTCAAAAAAAACACTTCTTATTGGTGTATCTTTTGCCTTATTAGATCTTGTAGAAGCTTATCCTTTATCTTTTAAAAATATTATTATTATGGAGACTGGAGGTATGAAAGGGAGAAGAAAGGAATTGATTAGAGAAGAACTACACCGTATCCTATCAGAAGGGTTTCATGTCCCTTCCATTCATAGTGAGTATGGAATGACCGAATTATTATCTCAAGCGTATTCCAAAGGCAATGGAAGCTTTAATTGTCCTCCCTGGATGGATGTAATTATTCGCGATACAGAAGATGCCCTATCCTATATTCCGTATGGAAAAACAGGCGGGATTAACGTTATCGACCTGGCAAACCTACACTCCTGTTCTTTTATTGCAACTCAGGATCTAGGTAAAAAATATAAAGACGGTAGTTTCGAGGTATTAGGTCGATTCGATCACAGTGATATCAGGGGTTGTAATCTAATGGTACTATAG
- a CDS encoding DUF423 domain-containing protein — protein sequence MNKAILITGVVAGMLAVILGAFGAHGLKKIVDLAAVDSFNTGVRYQMYHAIVLLVLGSMSKIEEQRKKSIFYLFTMGMVLFSGSIYLLVVDQSLGIDLSGIGFVTPIGGSLLIVGWFLFLRAIIKIK from the coding sequence ATGAATAAAGCAATTTTGATTACAGGGGTTGTTGCTGGTATGTTGGCGGTTATTCTGGGAGCTTTCGGAGCTCATGGTTTAAAAAAAATAGTGGACTTAGCAGCAGTTGACTCTTTTAATACAGGAGTTAGGTATCAAATGTATCACGCAATTGTATTATTGGTGCTGGGAAGTATGTCCAAAATAGAAGAACAAAGGAAAAAAAGTATATTTTATCTTTTTACTATGGGAATGGTATTGTTTTCAGGATCTATTTACTTACTGGTTGTAGATCAGTCATTAGGGATTGATTTATCAGGAATAGGGTTTGTAACCCCTATTGGAGGAAGCTTGTTAATCGTTGGGTGGTTTTTATTTTTACGGGCTATTATTAAGATAAAGTGA
- a CDS encoding YHS domain-containing (seleno)protein — protein MKKRVLIICLFVVTFFYAQQDYNTKNGLVANGYDVTEYFNNKAIKGDPNFTSSYNGVSYQFITAANKEKFDKNPIKYIPQYGGYCAYAIGINGEKVSINPKTFEIRDGKLYLFYNSWGINTLKKWKQEGAEDLQEKADKNWAKLGSTLKH, from the coding sequence ATGAAAAAAAGGGTTCTTATAATTTGCTTGTTTGTCGTTACGTTTTTTTATGCGCAACAGGATTACAATACCAAAAATGGTCTTGTTGCTAATGGATATGATGTTACAGAATATTTCAACAATAAAGCAATTAAAGGGGACCCCAATTTTACTAGTTCCTATAACGGTGTAAGCTATCAGTTCATTACTGCCGCAAATAAAGAAAAATTTGACAAAAATCCCATAAAGTATATTCCTCAATATGGCGGATATTGCGCATATGCGATTGGCATTAATGGCGAAAAGGTTTCCATAAACCCTAAAACATTTGAGATACGGGATGGAAAATTGTATTTGTTTTACAATTCATGGGGTATTAACACCCTAAAAAAATGGAAACAGGAAGGTGCAGAAGACCTGCAAGAAAAAGCCGATAAAAATTGGGCGAAATTGGGCAGCACCCTTAAACATTAG
- a CDS encoding DUF350 domain-containing protein, with protein sequence MKTKLLTLASIEILLSIFVSVVIIFISFKILQKVFLKKVSLREDNIAFSIFTGGIILSIGLILSEIIPSITNIIRISLSGQDQVSITEIITYSGVYLFIGFVFAVLTNIAVFFLFSALTKGINEFKDIQQNNTSTALIVTATLLSITIIAKNSISLLISALIPYPETTNFL encoded by the coding sequence ATGAAAACGAAACTACTAACGCTCGCCTCTATAGAAATACTACTATCTATTTTTGTTTCAGTAGTCATCATATTTATTTCCTTCAAAATTCTTCAAAAAGTTTTTTTAAAAAAAGTATCGTTAAGAGAAGATAATATTGCATTTTCTATTTTTACCGGAGGGATTATCCTGTCTATAGGGCTTATTTTAAGTGAAATCATCCCGTCTATCACTAATATCATACGAATTTCATTATCCGGACAGGATCAAGTATCAATCACTGAAATTATAACCTATTCAGGAGTATACTTATTTATCGGTTTTGTCTTTGCTGTACTGACAAACATTGCTGTTTTCTTTTTGTTTTCTGCACTGACAAAAGGGATTAATGAATTTAAGGATATTCAGCAAAACAACACCTCTACCGCACTGATTGTAACCGCTACGTTATTATCGATTACTATTATTGCCAAAAACAGTATCAGCTTACTTATCAGTGCACTAATCCCTTATCCGGAAACCACTAATTTTCTTTAA
- a CDS encoding DUF4296 domain-containing protein, whose amino-acid sequence MNKKLCLVIMTIVVFSCQSIDKKEKPDPFIQEERMVEILTDIAYVKAAKISYKKKLEEKYFDPEAYILKKHGIDSLVFEKNRAWYITKLDRYKKVFDSVKKQLEKRKVAYEELEKKEDSLKRKEDSLRMFIHNKNKEKREIKQLKKERKKK is encoded by the coding sequence ATGAATAAGAAGCTTTGTTTGGTAATAATGACGATCGTGGTTTTTTCATGTCAGAGTATCGACAAAAAAGAAAAACCAGATCCTTTTATACAAGAAGAGAGGATGGTAGAAATTCTGACGGATATTGCTTATGTAAAAGCGGCAAAGATTTCTTATAAAAAAAAATTGGAAGAAAAATACTTTGATCCCGAAGCCTATATTCTAAAAAAACATGGGATTGACAGTCTTGTTTTTGAGAAAAACAGGGCTTGGTATATTACAAAATTAGACCGCTATAAAAAGGTTTTTGATAGTGTTAAAAAGCAATTAGAGAAGAGAAAAGTAGCCTATGAAGAACTCGAAAAAAAAGAAGATTCATTAAAAAGGAAAGAAGATTCACTTCGAATGTTTATTCATAATAAAAACAAAGAAAAACGGGAGATTAAACAACTGAAAAAGGAGCGTAAAAAGAAGTGA
- the tyrS gene encoding tyrosine--tRNA ligase: MTKNFIEEITWRGMLHDVMPNTEEHLLEEMRGAYVGIDPTADSLHIGHLVGVMLLRHFQLAGHKPFALVGGATGMIGDPSGKSAERNLLDEKTLRHNQEAIKSQLERFLDFDSDAANAAVLVNNYDWMKEFSFLEFIRDVGKHITVNYMMAKDSVKKRLSSESSEGMSFTEFTYQLVQGYDFLHLFRTHNCTLQMGGSDQWGNITTGTELIRRIGGGKGYALTCPLITKADGTKFGKTEGGNIWLDAAKTSPYKFYQYWLNTSDEDAEKYIKIFTFLTKEEIEALIAAHKEAPHQRALQKKLAEEITVMVHSKEDLDNAIAASNILFGKSTSADLKGLDEATFLDVFEGVPQAELTKDLITEGLDIVGALAQHTGFLKSNGEARRALKENSISVNKEKVSDSYMIATTDLINDQFVLLQRGKKNYFVIRVK, encoded by the coding sequence ATGACTAAGAACTTTATAGAAGAGATCACTTGGCGAGGGATGTTACATGATGTAATGCCAAATACAGAAGAACATCTGTTAGAAGAAATGAGGGGAGCATATGTGGGGATTGATCCTACGGCAGATTCCTTGCATATTGGTCATCTTGTTGGAGTGATGTTATTACGTCATTTCCAATTAGCAGGACATAAGCCTTTTGCGTTAGTAGGAGGTGCTACCGGTATGATAGGAGATCCTTCGGGGAAATCAGCAGAGCGTAATTTGCTAGATGAAAAAACATTAAGACATAATCAGGAGGCGATAAAATCTCAATTAGAGCGATTTCTGGATTTTGATAGTGACGCAGCTAATGCAGCGGTTTTAGTAAATAACTATGACTGGATGAAGGAGTTTTCATTTCTGGAGTTTATCAGAGATGTAGGAAAGCATATTACGGTTAATTATATGATGGCAAAAGATTCTGTAAAGAAAAGGTTGTCTTCTGAATCTTCAGAAGGGATGTCTTTTACAGAGTTTACATACCAGTTGGTACAGGGGTATGATTTTTTACACTTGTTCAGAACGCATAATTGTACCCTTCAGATGGGAGGTAGCGACCAATGGGGGAATATTACCACAGGTACAGAGTTGATTCGTAGAATTGGAGGAGGAAAAGGCTATGCATTGACCTGTCCATTAATAACTAAAGCAGACGGAACTAAGTTTGGAAAAACTGAAGGAGGTAATATCTGGTTAGATGCTGCGAAAACATCTCCATATAAGTTTTATCAATATTGGTTAAATACCAGTGATGAAGATGCTGAAAAATATATTAAAATCTTTACTTTCTTAACTAAAGAGGAAATAGAAGCATTGATTGCTGCACATAAAGAAGCACCACATCAACGTGCCTTGCAGAAAAAACTAGCAGAAGAAATTACTGTTATGGTACACTCTAAGGAAGATCTGGATAATGCGATTGCAGCATCTAATATTCTGTTTGGTAAATCTACTTCTGCAGATTTAAAAGGATTGGACGAAGCTACATTTTTAGATGTGTTTGAAGGAGTACCTCAGGCAGAATTAACAAAAGATCTGATTACTGAAGGATTAGATATTGTTGGGGCATTAGCACAGCATACCGGTTTTCTTAAATCCAATGGAGAAGCAAGAAGAGCTTTAAAGGAAAACTCAATATCTGTCAATAAAGAAAAAGTATCTGATTCATATATGATAGCTACTACAGATTTGATTAATGATCAGTTTGTATTGTTGCAGCGAGGAAAGAAAAATTACTTCGTTATTCGTGTAAAATAA